A single Drosophila ananassae strain 14024-0371.13 chromosome 3L, ASM1763931v2, whole genome shotgun sequence DNA region contains:
- the LOC6496409 gene encoding GTP-binding protein Rit2, whose protein sequence is MAGDMSIGCAALKRSSKHVPSGELAKDKENGDGGLTKVPPVAPQNMRGGLRVYKIVILGDGGVGKSAVTLQFVSHSFLDYHDPTIEDSYQQQAVIDNEAALLDILDTAGQVEFTAMRDQYMRCGEGFIICYSVTDRHSFQEASEYRKLITRVRLSEDIPLVLIANKVDLESQRRVTTEEGKNLANQFGCPFFETSAALRHYIDEAFYTLVREIRRKELQKALGTDSSSEKIHTRHRSRWWRIRSIFALVFRRRRNLN, encoded by the exons ATGGCCGGAGACATGTCCATCGGATGCGCGGCTCTGAAGCGGTCCAGCAAGCATGTGCCCAGCGGAGAACTGGCGAAGGACAAGGAGAACGGTGACGGTGGCCTGACTAAGGTTCCTCCGGTGGCTCCACAAAATATGCGTGGTGGCCTAAGAGTCTACAAGATCGTCATCTTGGGTGACGGTGGTGTGGGCAAGTCAG CTGTCACTTTGCAGTTCGTGAGCCACAGTTTCCTCGACTACCACGACCCCACGATTG AGGACTCGTACCAGCAACAGGCGGTCATTGACAATGAAGCGGCATTGCTGGATATACTCGACACCGCCGGCCAGGTTGAGTTCACGGCCATGCGGGACCAATACATGCGCTGCGGTGAAGGTTTCATTATTTGTTACTCGGTCACTGACCGCCACAGTTTCCAG GAAGCTTCCGAATACAGGAAACTAATAACCCGGGTGCGCCTCTCCGAGGACATCCCACTGGTGTTGATCGCCAATAAGGTGGACCTGGAATCCCAGCGCCGCGTCACCACCGAGGAGGGCAAAAACCTGGCCAACCAGTTTGGCTGTCCCTTTTTCGAGACCTCGGCAGCATTGCGGCACTACATCGACGAAGCGTTCTACACACTTGTCCGCGAAATCCGTCGCAAGGAGCTTCAAAAAGCCCTGGGCACAGACTCCAGCTCGGAGAAGATCCATACACGCCATCGCAGTCGCTGGTGGCGCATTCGCTCTATTTTTGCTTTGGTATTTAGGCGTAGGCGGAACCTCAACTAG
- the LOC6494154 gene encoding ras-like GTP-binding protein Rho1, with product MTTIRKKLVIVGDGACGKTCLLIVFSKDQFPEVYVPTVFENYVADIEVDGKQVELALWDTAGQEDYDRLRPLSYPDTDVILMCFSVDSPDSLENIPEKWTPEVKHFCPNVPIILVGNKKDLRNDPNTIRDLAKMKQEPVKPQEGRAMAEKINAFAYLECSAKSKEGVRDVFETATRAALQVKKRKKTRCLLL from the exons ATGACGACGATTCGCAAGAAATTGGTAATTGTCGGCGACGGTGCCTGCGGTAAAACTTGCCTTCTGATTGTCTTCAGCAAAGATCAGTTCCCCGAGGTCTATGTGCCCACTGTCTTCGAAAACTATGTGGCCGACATCGAGGTGGATGGTAAACAG GTGGAGCTGGCCCTGTGGGATACAGCCGGCCAGGAGGACTACGACAGACTACGACCGCTGAGCTACCCAGACACTGATGTTATACTGATGTGTTTCTCAGTGGATTCCCCTGATTCATTAGAAAATATTCCTGAAAAGTGGACCCCAGAG GTCAAGCACTTTTGTCCAAATGTTCCAATCATTTTGGTAGGAAATAAGAAAGATTTGCGAAATGATCCCAACACAATTCGG GACCTCGCAAAGATGAAACAGGAGCCGGTGAAACCGCAAGAGGGTCGCGCCATGGCCGAGAAGATTAATGCCTTTGCCTATTTGGAGTGCTCGGCCAAGTCTAAGGAGGGTGTGAGGGATGTGTTTGAGACGGCAACCCGGGCCGCGCTGCAAGTCAAAAAGAGGAAGAAGACCAGATGCCTTTTGCTCTAA
- the LOC6496410 gene encoding polynucleotide 5'-hydroxyl-kinase NOL9, with amino-acid sequence MSKNNLKYHMLKEMEHSFHLTEARELASGRKKPGKFGRPLPAASKPRPGMVPIPKRNTDLQVIVPKDGAKQQNQPVNKKRKKPKKSQGAPAQVAVEINKSKTKAQSPGILPKGPTKQEKESNPSKKRPLDTSKNDSGGPKKKQKKNADSKPKLPIVGPTKGAGPLKKKNAEKRINGKGAVPDPVRGNPAKVVSISLADKGFYESDADSQDQEAVKGNWRLEDSIHDDFGDGVSDLFRAPRIFKAPKSNKGLDISLPAPFNDFEVANAHQLEPNSKGVVRKITVFEGTPHANSCSEESDGENCSEEEKKISLFEGTPFANGCGEESEDEDWSPEDGSSCSDEIDSEDFDTEESYSEESFDSETFDFSLYNSDLDSTFEPDSSNEGSDSDDSYSMEFLDGENSDDSTDSLPPHLKPEPLIIEEIFDDEVSEKNTKSKELQNSSHSSMKVVEDSLQMALVLKQHDDKSKSKREEPKDSVEDPPKSNGKESEDPVESEDDHDEPEADNHSQFASQDVPFYRNPEASLSELSVFENSLKSNHVLAVIKESLEFYGTVILTLLSGQVTINGYRPRYQESLTIYSPKGVNWVCVSPKKSKRPGKDKVDWDGLNKNFTRAQLERIQANFESQTDAIVLLQRNTASQRLVEGFEKHMAQNVFPQVNTSNRPLHITESLLHCLVQTSDGQRTVQVPQVWNKLRLQADSRMMFVGGKGVGKSSLLRYLVNRSLDQFPKLLLIDLDIGQPELFVSQTVSCTLLEEPLLGPGFFLNKQPERAYVVGHVNIVMCAEQYARAVTQLALHVQREPKYNNLPWLINTMGYNKGFGTELVALLVDRFRPTDLVQIESSMAINNFDSPLEWSTLKQSTPIVYTSDEFVVKEIPKYTLHKLASAVPPKDRGAWGMSAKDLRYSNLLARLSSCLRGNAKTLTDSTPVAVSLELLKIQHLTSEDYTREELIQGMDANVVYLCRQDEGPPECLGIGVVRAIDYEHGKLYLVPAMPLVRLTLVNCLILGGELTLPQGYFKNQGTDVSSSVPFVFNLEDSKSSKSIQQIYHRTPAFLGVPGNQKRRN; translated from the exons ATGtccaaaaacaatttaaaatatcACATGCTGAAAGAAATGGAGCACAGTTTCCACCTTACGGAGGCCCGCGAACTGGCCTCCGGTCGTAAAAAGCCGGGAAAATTTGGTCGTCCACTTCCGGCGGCTTCAAAGCCTCGTCCAGGCATGGTTCCGATTCCAAAGAGGAACACAGATCTTCAGGTGATCGTTCCGAAGGATGGTGCCAAGCAGCAGAACCAGCCTGTTAataaaaagaggaaaaaaccaaaaaagtcCCAGGGGGCTCCGGCCCAAGTAGCTGTTGAAATCAACAAGTCCAAGACGAAGGCGCAATCGCCCGGGATACTCCCCAAGGGTCCCACAAAACAGGAGAAGGAATCAAATCCCTCCAAAAAAAGGCCACTGGACACATCTAAAAATGACTCTGGTGGGCCaaagaaaaaacagaaaaagaaTGCGGATTCAAAGCCAAAACTTCCAATTGTTGGGCCGACGAAAG GTGCTGGTccattaaagaaaaaaaatgctgAAAAAAGGATCAATGGAAAAGGCGCAGTCCCTGACCCGGTTCGAGGAAATCCTGCGAAGGTTgtgtctatatctttggcagACAAAGGATTCTATGAATCTGATGCAGACAGTCAGGACCAAGAGGCTGTGAAGGGGAACTGGCGCCTAGAAG ACTCAATCCACGATGACTTTGGTGATGGAGTGAGTGATTTATTTAGAGCCCCGAGAATTTTTAAAGCACCCAAGAGTAATAAGGGGTTAGATATTAGCTTGCCGGCACCCTTCAACGATTTTGAAGTGGCCAACGCCCACCAACTGGAACCTAATTCTAAAGGAGTTGTGAGAAAGATTACTGTTTTCGAGGGGACTCCACATGCCAACAGTTGTAGTGAAGAATCGGATGGAGAAAATTGTTCGGAAGAGGAAAAGAAGATTTCTCTTTTCGAGGGGACCCCATTTGCTAATGGTTGTGGAGAAGAATCGGAGGACGAAGATTGGTCACCGGAAGATGGAAGCAGTTGTAGCGATGAGATTGACAGTGAAGACTTTGACACTGAAGAGTCTTATAGCGAAGAGTCTTTCGACAGCGAAACCTTTGACTTTTCTTTGTATAACAGCGATCTTGACTCTACGTTCGAGCCAGACTCTTCGAACGAAGGCTCTGACAGTGACGACAGCTACAGCATGGAGTTCCTTGACGGCGAAAACTCTGACGACTCCACTGACTCTTTACCACCCCATCTTAAACCAGAGCCTCTGATTATAGAGGAAATTTTTGATGATGAAGTGTctgaaaaaaacacaaaaagtaAAGAGCTTCAGAACAGTTCTCATTCATCTATGAAAGTTGTCGAGGATTCACTTCAAATGGCACTGGTTTTAAAGCAACATGATGACAAGTCAAAAAGCAAAAGAGAGGAGCCGAAAGATTCTGTAGAGGACCCGCCAAAAAGCAATGGAAAAGAGTCGGAAGATCCAGTAGAATCAGAAGATGATCATGATGAACCTGAAGCTGATAACCATTCTCAGTTTGCCTCTCAGGATGTTCCGTTTTATAGAAACCCTGAAGCCAGCCTTTCTGAGCTCAGCGTATTTGAAAATAGCCTGAAGAGCAACCACGTTTTGGCGGTGATTAAGGAAAGCTTGGAGTTCTATGGCACAGTGATACTCACCCTGTTAAGTGGCCAAGTCACGATCAATGGATACAGACCGCGTTACCAGGAGTCCCTGACCATTTACTCTCCAAAGGGCGTCAACTGGGTGTGCGTGTCAccgaaaaaatcaaaaagacCGGGCAAGGACAAAGTCGACTGGGATGGGCTCAATAAGAACTTTACTCGCGCCCAGTTGGAAAGAATCCAGGCCAACTTTGAAAGTCAAACAGATGCTATTGTTCTCCTGCAAAGGAATACCGCCTCCCAAAGACTAGTTGAAGGCTTCGAAAAGCACATGGCCCAAAATGTGTTTCCACAAGTCAACACATCCAATCGCCCGCTCCACATCACCGAGTCCTTGCTGCACTGCCTCGTCCAGACCTCGGATGGTCAGCGCACCGTGCAGGTTCCTCAAGTGTGGAATAAATTGAGACTGCAAGCTGATAGTCGCATGATGTTCGTGGGAGGAAAGGGTGTTGGAAAGTCCAGCCTGCTGCGATACCTGGTCAACAGGAGTCTGGATCAGTTCCCGAAGCTACTGCTTATCGATTTAGATATAGGCCAACCAGAACTGTTTGTGTCACAAACAGTATCTTGTACCCTTCTTGAGGAGCCACTTCTTGGACCAGGATTTTTCCTAAACAAGCAGCCAGAGCGCGCCTATGTCGTCGGCCACGTTAACATCGTCATGTGTGCGGAACAGTACGCGAGAGCAGTTACTCAATTGGCCCTGCACGTCCAGAGAGAGCCCAAGTATAACAACCTGCCCTGGCTGATCAACACAATGGGTTACAACAAGGGATTCGGCACAGAGCTGGTGGCCCTTTTGGTGGACCGTTTTCGTCCCACTGATCTGGTGCAGATTGAAAGTTCGATGGCCATCAACAACTTTGATTCCCCTCTGGAGTGGAGCACGCTGAAGCAGAGCACACCCATCGTCTACACATCGGATGAGTTCGTAGTCAAGGAGATCCCAAAGTATACCCTGCACAAGTTGGCGAGTGCAGTTCCCCCCAAGGATAgaggggcatggggcatgagCGCCAAGGACCTTCGATATTCCAATCTGTTGGCCCGCCTCAGCTCGTGCTTGAGGGGAAATGCCAAAACCCTAACAGATTCGACACCAGTTGCTGTTTCTCTGGAGCTTCTTAAAATTCAACACCTGACCAGTGAGGACTACACACGGGAGGAGCTGATCCAGGGAATGGACGCCAATGTGGTTTACCTTTGCCGCCAAGACGAAGGCCCTCCAGAGTGCCTGGGAATAG GAGTGGTCCGTGCCATTGATTATGAACATGGAAAGTTGTATCTAGTGCCCGCGATGCCTCTGGTGCGGCTGACCCTCGTGAATTGCTTGATCCTCGGCGGTGAATTGACCTTGCCTCAGGGATATTTTAAGAACCAGGGCACTGACGTGTCCAGCAGTGTCCCCTTTGTCTTCAACCTAGAAGACTCCAAGTCTTCCAAGAGTATACAGCAGATCTACCATCGCACACCTGCGTTTCTGGGGGTGCCCGGAAACCAGAAAAGGCGCAACTAA
- the LOC6494153 gene encoding 39S ribosomal protein L34, mitochondrial — protein MFQGLIQRTCLLVATTAETLLVRQKHAFDRAVLKPKVRCHFPKPKEVKRIKVHGWDARMSTPEGRRVIMRRILKGRHDLTH, from the exons ATGTTCCAAGGATTGATTCAAAG GACCTGCCTGCTGGTAGCGACCACCGCGGAGACGCTGCTCGTGCGCCAAAAACACGCTTTTGACCGCGCTGTGCTGAAGCCCAAGGTGCGGTGCCACTTCCCAAAACCGAAGGAAGTTAAAAGGATAAAAGTCCATGGATGGGACGCGAGGATGTCCACGCCTGAGGGCCGCAGGGTGATAATGCGCCGCATACTCAAGGGTCGCCACGATCTAACGCACTAG